The proteins below come from a single Zea mays cultivar B73 chromosome 8, Zm-B73-REFERENCE-NAM-5.0, whole genome shotgun sequence genomic window:
- the LOC100382351 gene encoding uncharacterized protein isoform X1: MLDILKKLLMAPNIATKVVRTLVASGLLKEVSDVRHRSRKIFMATDFQSFAEITGGTWYHDGRLDTDAVSTARRCCQAQVERLGAATAQMIHHDILKEDPRAGYTIDKVKDIIKTMVLEEVKSTGTRDFSAVMAGTMCYRLVTGAPQGGMMEGIHCGICPRTHECSPEGIISPSTCVYYKKWLQMDF, translated from the coding sequence ATGCTGGACATCCTCAAGAAGTTGCTGATGGCCCCCAACATCGCCACCAAGGTCGTGCGCACCCTCGTGGCAAGCGGGCTTCTCAAAGAGGTCAGCGACGTGCGCCACCGCAGCAGGAAGATCTTCATGGCCACCGACTTCCAGTCCTTCGCCGAGATCACCGGGGGCACCTGGTACCACGACGGTCGCCTAGACACCGACGCCGTAAGCACCGCGCGCCGCTGCTGCCAGGCGCAGGTCGAGAGGCTCGGCGCCGCGACCGCGCAGATGATCCACCACGACATTCTCAAGGAAGACCCCAGGGCCGGGTACACTATCGACAAGGTCAAGGATATCATCAAGACCATGGTGCTCGAAGAGGTCAAGAGCACCGGCACGCGGGATTTTAGCGCCGTTATGGCCGGCACAATGTGCTATCGGCTGGTGACTGGGGCTCCGCAGGGAGGGATGATGGAGGGAATCCATTGTGGGATTTGCCCCAGGACTCATGAGTGCTCGCCGGAGGGGATCATCTCACCCAGCACCTGCGTTTACTACAAGAAGTGGTTGCAGATGGACTTCTAG